Proteins encoded by one window of Vigna radiata var. radiata cultivar VC1973A chromosome 5, Vradiata_ver6, whole genome shotgun sequence:
- the LOC106761958 gene encoding histone deacetylase 6 isoform X2 produces the protein MARGERAAETESGASLPSVGTDAMKRRVTYFYEPCIGDYYYGQGHPMKPHRIRMAHNLIVHYGLHRRMQVNRPFPAAEADIGRFHSDDYVEFLSSVSPQILSENSHSHYRQLKRFNVGEDCPVFDGLFDFCRASAGGSIGAAVRLNRADADIAINWAGGLHHAKKAEASGFCYVNDIVLGILELLKVHRRVLYIDIDVHHGDGVEEAFYTTDRVMTVSFHKFGDFFPGTGHIKDIGVGAGKNYSLNVPLNDGLDDETFRSLFRPVIQKVMNVYQPDAVVLQCGADSLSGDRLGCFNLTVKGHADCLRFLRSFNVPLMVLGGGGYTVRNVARCWCYETAVAVGVEPNPKLPYNEYYEYFGPDYTLHPEPSNMENLNTPRDLEKIRNALLEQLARLPHAPSVPFQTTPSIIQVPEEEEEHMDIRPKRRIWSGEDFDSDNDDDMASSKNSVLTAQTSRCGGDVMDED, from the exons ATGGCGAGAGGAGAGAGAGCAGCAGAGACGGAGAGTGGCGCGTCGTTACCGTCGGTGGGTACGGACGCCATGAAGCGGAGAGTCACGTATTTCTACGAACCCTGCATCGGCGACTACTACTACGGTCAAGGACATCCAATGAAGCCGCACCGCATTCGCATGGCCCACAACCTCATCGTCCACTACGGTCTCCACCGCCGCATGCAGGTTAATCGTCCCTTTCCGGCGGCGGAAGCAGACATCGGCCGTTTCCACTCCGATGACTACGTCGAATTCCTGTCCTCCGTTTCGCCGCAAATCCTATCCGAGAACTCCCACTCCCACTACCGCCAGCTGAAGCGCTTCAACGTCGGGGAGGACTGCCCCGTCTTCGACGGGCTCTTCGACTTCTGCCGCGCATCCGCCGGCGGCTCCATTGGCGCCGCCGTCCGACTCAACCGCGCCGACGCCGACATCGCCATCAACTGGGCCGGCGGCCTGCACCACGCCAAGAAGGCTGAGGCCTCCGGCTTCTGCTACGTCAACGACATTGTTCTCGGCATTCTTGAACTTCTCAAAGTTCACAgg CGTGTGCTGTATATTGATATTGATGTTCACCATGGAGATGGGGTCGAGGAGGCATTTTACACTACTGATAGGGTCATGACAGTGTCATTTCACAAGTTTGGGGATTTTTTCCCAGGAACTGGGCACATTAAAGACATTGGGGTGGGTGCTGGAAAGAATTATTCTCTAAATGTCCCACTCAATGATGGATTGGATGATGAGACTTTCCGTTCTCTGTTTCGCCCTGTCATTCAAAAAGTCATGAATGTTTATCAACCGGATGCAGTTGTTCTTCAGTGTGGAGCTGACTCCTTGTCTGGTGATCGGTTGGGTTGCTTCAACTTGACTGTCAAGGGTCATGCAGATTGCCTTCGATTCCTCAGATCATTCAATGTTCCTCTAATGGTGTTGGGTGGGGGAGGATATACAGTTCGGAATGTTGCTCGTTGTTGGTGTTATGAG ACCGCAGTGGCAGTAGGAGTGGAGCCTAATCCGAAGTTGCCTTACAATgaatattatgaatattttggtCCAGACTATACTCTTCATCCCGAACCATCCAACATGGAAAACTTAAACACACCCAGGGATCTGGAAAAAATTCG GAATGCATTATTGGAACAACTTGCCAGGCTTCCCCATGCACCCAGTGTGCCTTTTCAAACAACACCATCAATTATACAAGTTCCTGAAGAG GAAGAGGAGCATATGGATATAAGACCAAAACGACGCATATGGAGTGGTGAAGATTTTGATTCCGATAACGATGATGACATGGCTAGTTCAAAGAACTCTGTTTTAACTGCCCAAACGAG
- the LOC106761958 gene encoding histone deacetylase 6 isoform X1: MARGERAAETESGASLPSVGTDAMKRRVTYFYEPCIGDYYYGQGHPMKPHRIRMAHNLIVHYGLHRRMQVNRPFPAAEADIGRFHSDDYVEFLSSVSPQILSENSHSHYRQLKRFNVGEDCPVFDGLFDFCRASAGGSIGAAVRLNRADADIAINWAGGLHHAKKAEASGFCYVNDIVLGILELLKVHRRVLYIDIDVHHGDGVEEAFYTTDRVMTVSFHKFGDFFPGTGHIKDIGVGAGKNYSLNVPLNDGLDDETFRSLFRPVIQKVMNVYQPDAVVLQCGADSLSGDRLGCFNLTVKGHADCLRFLRSFNVPLMVLGGGGYTVRNVARCWCYETAVAVGVEPNPKLPYNEYYEYFGPDYTLHPEPSNMENLNTPRDLEKIRNALLEQLARLPHAPSVPFQTTPSIIQVPEEEEEHMDIRPKRRIWSGEDFDSDNDDDMASSKNSVLTAQTSSRCGGDVMDED, translated from the exons ATGGCGAGAGGAGAGAGAGCAGCAGAGACGGAGAGTGGCGCGTCGTTACCGTCGGTGGGTACGGACGCCATGAAGCGGAGAGTCACGTATTTCTACGAACCCTGCATCGGCGACTACTACTACGGTCAAGGACATCCAATGAAGCCGCACCGCATTCGCATGGCCCACAACCTCATCGTCCACTACGGTCTCCACCGCCGCATGCAGGTTAATCGTCCCTTTCCGGCGGCGGAAGCAGACATCGGCCGTTTCCACTCCGATGACTACGTCGAATTCCTGTCCTCCGTTTCGCCGCAAATCCTATCCGAGAACTCCCACTCCCACTACCGCCAGCTGAAGCGCTTCAACGTCGGGGAGGACTGCCCCGTCTTCGACGGGCTCTTCGACTTCTGCCGCGCATCCGCCGGCGGCTCCATTGGCGCCGCCGTCCGACTCAACCGCGCCGACGCCGACATCGCCATCAACTGGGCCGGCGGCCTGCACCACGCCAAGAAGGCTGAGGCCTCCGGCTTCTGCTACGTCAACGACATTGTTCTCGGCATTCTTGAACTTCTCAAAGTTCACAgg CGTGTGCTGTATATTGATATTGATGTTCACCATGGAGATGGGGTCGAGGAGGCATTTTACACTACTGATAGGGTCATGACAGTGTCATTTCACAAGTTTGGGGATTTTTTCCCAGGAACTGGGCACATTAAAGACATTGGGGTGGGTGCTGGAAAGAATTATTCTCTAAATGTCCCACTCAATGATGGATTGGATGATGAGACTTTCCGTTCTCTGTTTCGCCCTGTCATTCAAAAAGTCATGAATGTTTATCAACCGGATGCAGTTGTTCTTCAGTGTGGAGCTGACTCCTTGTCTGGTGATCGGTTGGGTTGCTTCAACTTGACTGTCAAGGGTCATGCAGATTGCCTTCGATTCCTCAGATCATTCAATGTTCCTCTAATGGTGTTGGGTGGGGGAGGATATACAGTTCGGAATGTTGCTCGTTGTTGGTGTTATGAG ACCGCAGTGGCAGTAGGAGTGGAGCCTAATCCGAAGTTGCCTTACAATgaatattatgaatattttggtCCAGACTATACTCTTCATCCCGAACCATCCAACATGGAAAACTTAAACACACCCAGGGATCTGGAAAAAATTCG GAATGCATTATTGGAACAACTTGCCAGGCTTCCCCATGCACCCAGTGTGCCTTTTCAAACAACACCATCAATTATACAAGTTCCTGAAGAG GAAGAGGAGCATATGGATATAAGACCAAAACGACGCATATGGAGTGGTGAAGATTTTGATTCCGATAACGATGATGACATGGCTAGTTCAAAGAACTCTGTTTTAACTGCCCAAACGAG
- the LOC106761958 gene encoding histone deacetylase 6 isoform X3: MARGERAAETESGASLPSVGTDAMKRRVTYFYEPCIGDYYYGQGHPMKPHRIRMAHNLIVHYGLHRRMQVNRPFPAAEADIGRFHSDDYVEFLSSVSPQILSENSHSHYRQLKRFNVGEDCPVFDGLFDFCRASAGGSIGAAVRLNRADADIAINWAGGLHHAKKAEASGFCYVNDIVLGILELLKVHRRVLYIDIDVHHGDGVEEAFYTTDRVMTVSFHKFGDFFPGTGHIKDIGVGAGKNYSLNVPLNDGLDDETFRSLFRPVIQKVMNVYQPDAVVLQCGADSLSGDRLGCFNLTVKGHADCLRFLRSFNVPLMVLGGGGYTVRNVARCWCYETAVAVGVEPNPKLPYNEYYEYFGPDYTLHPEPSNMENLNTPRDLEKIRNALLEQLARLPHAPSVPFQTTPSIIQVPEEEEEHMDIRPKRRIWSGEDFDSDNDDDMASSKNSVLTAQTRCGGDVMDED; the protein is encoded by the exons ATGGCGAGAGGAGAGAGAGCAGCAGAGACGGAGAGTGGCGCGTCGTTACCGTCGGTGGGTACGGACGCCATGAAGCGGAGAGTCACGTATTTCTACGAACCCTGCATCGGCGACTACTACTACGGTCAAGGACATCCAATGAAGCCGCACCGCATTCGCATGGCCCACAACCTCATCGTCCACTACGGTCTCCACCGCCGCATGCAGGTTAATCGTCCCTTTCCGGCGGCGGAAGCAGACATCGGCCGTTTCCACTCCGATGACTACGTCGAATTCCTGTCCTCCGTTTCGCCGCAAATCCTATCCGAGAACTCCCACTCCCACTACCGCCAGCTGAAGCGCTTCAACGTCGGGGAGGACTGCCCCGTCTTCGACGGGCTCTTCGACTTCTGCCGCGCATCCGCCGGCGGCTCCATTGGCGCCGCCGTCCGACTCAACCGCGCCGACGCCGACATCGCCATCAACTGGGCCGGCGGCCTGCACCACGCCAAGAAGGCTGAGGCCTCCGGCTTCTGCTACGTCAACGACATTGTTCTCGGCATTCTTGAACTTCTCAAAGTTCACAgg CGTGTGCTGTATATTGATATTGATGTTCACCATGGAGATGGGGTCGAGGAGGCATTTTACACTACTGATAGGGTCATGACAGTGTCATTTCACAAGTTTGGGGATTTTTTCCCAGGAACTGGGCACATTAAAGACATTGGGGTGGGTGCTGGAAAGAATTATTCTCTAAATGTCCCACTCAATGATGGATTGGATGATGAGACTTTCCGTTCTCTGTTTCGCCCTGTCATTCAAAAAGTCATGAATGTTTATCAACCGGATGCAGTTGTTCTTCAGTGTGGAGCTGACTCCTTGTCTGGTGATCGGTTGGGTTGCTTCAACTTGACTGTCAAGGGTCATGCAGATTGCCTTCGATTCCTCAGATCATTCAATGTTCCTCTAATGGTGTTGGGTGGGGGAGGATATACAGTTCGGAATGTTGCTCGTTGTTGGTGTTATGAG ACCGCAGTGGCAGTAGGAGTGGAGCCTAATCCGAAGTTGCCTTACAATgaatattatgaatattttggtCCAGACTATACTCTTCATCCCGAACCATCCAACATGGAAAACTTAAACACACCCAGGGATCTGGAAAAAATTCG GAATGCATTATTGGAACAACTTGCCAGGCTTCCCCATGCACCCAGTGTGCCTTTTCAAACAACACCATCAATTATACAAGTTCCTGAAGAG GAAGAGGAGCATATGGATATAAGACCAAAACGACGCATATGGAGTGGTGAAGATTTTGATTCCGATAACGATGATGACATGGCTAGTTCAAAGAACTCTGTTTTAACTGCCCAAACGAG
- the LOC106761958 gene encoding histone deacetylase 6 isoform X4 — MARGERAAETESGASLPSVGTDAMKRRVTYFYEPCIGDYYYGQGHPMKPHRIRMAHNLIVHYGLHRRMQVNRPFPAAEADIGRFHSDDYVEFLSSVSPQILSENSHSHYRQLKRFNVGEDCPVFDGLFDFCRASAGGSIGAAVRLNRADADIAINWAGGLHHAKKAEASGFCYVNDIVLGILELLKVHRRVLYIDIDVHHGDGVEEAFYTTDRVMTVSFHKFGDFFPGTGHIKDIGVGAGKNYSLNVPLNDGLDDETFRSLFRPVIQKVMNVYQPDAVVLQCGADSLSGDRLGCFNLTVKGHADCLRFLRSFNVPLMVLGGGGYTVRNVARCWCYETAVAVGVEPNPKLPYNEYYEYFGPDYTLHPEPSNMENLNTPRDLEKIRLHYYTEFVMKIAHCQLSNSQGENLLPITGWGPCFKSLLPCSRC, encoded by the exons ATGGCGAGAGGAGAGAGAGCAGCAGAGACGGAGAGTGGCGCGTCGTTACCGTCGGTGGGTACGGACGCCATGAAGCGGAGAGTCACGTATTTCTACGAACCCTGCATCGGCGACTACTACTACGGTCAAGGACATCCAATGAAGCCGCACCGCATTCGCATGGCCCACAACCTCATCGTCCACTACGGTCTCCACCGCCGCATGCAGGTTAATCGTCCCTTTCCGGCGGCGGAAGCAGACATCGGCCGTTTCCACTCCGATGACTACGTCGAATTCCTGTCCTCCGTTTCGCCGCAAATCCTATCCGAGAACTCCCACTCCCACTACCGCCAGCTGAAGCGCTTCAACGTCGGGGAGGACTGCCCCGTCTTCGACGGGCTCTTCGACTTCTGCCGCGCATCCGCCGGCGGCTCCATTGGCGCCGCCGTCCGACTCAACCGCGCCGACGCCGACATCGCCATCAACTGGGCCGGCGGCCTGCACCACGCCAAGAAGGCTGAGGCCTCCGGCTTCTGCTACGTCAACGACATTGTTCTCGGCATTCTTGAACTTCTCAAAGTTCACAgg CGTGTGCTGTATATTGATATTGATGTTCACCATGGAGATGGGGTCGAGGAGGCATTTTACACTACTGATAGGGTCATGACAGTGTCATTTCACAAGTTTGGGGATTTTTTCCCAGGAACTGGGCACATTAAAGACATTGGGGTGGGTGCTGGAAAGAATTATTCTCTAAATGTCCCACTCAATGATGGATTGGATGATGAGACTTTCCGTTCTCTGTTTCGCCCTGTCATTCAAAAAGTCATGAATGTTTATCAACCGGATGCAGTTGTTCTTCAGTGTGGAGCTGACTCCTTGTCTGGTGATCGGTTGGGTTGCTTCAACTTGACTGTCAAGGGTCATGCAGATTGCCTTCGATTCCTCAGATCATTCAATGTTCCTCTAATGGTGTTGGGTGGGGGAGGATATACAGTTCGGAATGTTGCTCGTTGTTGGTGTTATGAG ACCGCAGTGGCAGTAGGAGTGGAGCCTAATCCGAAGTTGCCTTACAATgaatattatgaatattttggtCCAGACTATACTCTTCATCCCGAACCATCCAACATGGAAAACTTAAACACACCCAGGGATCTGGAAAAAATTCG ATTGCACTATTATACTGAGTTTGTCATGAAAATAGCTCACTGCCAATTGAGCAATAGCCAAGGTGAAAACCTGCTTCCCATCACTGGTTGGGGTCCCTGCTTCAAATCCCTCCTCCCTTGTAGTAGATGCTAG